The following are encoded together in the Bacillus cereus group sp. RP43 genome:
- a CDS encoding phage holin family protein → MRWIVSLLVNSVVLIAVSGLLKGVAPDAFYIANIQTAIIASIILAILNVFVKPLLILITLPITLVTFGFFLIVINAITLKMTDSLLGDAFNISGFGVAIVAAICISIFNMIIEKVIVEPLHEKKRK, encoded by the coding sequence ATGAGATGGATTGTATCACTTCTTGTAAATAGCGTTGTGTTAATCGCTGTATCCGGACTTTTAAAAGGGGTTGCACCAGACGCATTTTACATAGCAAATATACAAACTGCAATTATTGCGAGTATTATATTGGCGATTTTAAACGTATTTGTAAAGCCGCTTTTAATTTTAATTACGCTACCGATTACTCTTGTAACTTTCGGTTTCTTCTTAATTGTTATTAATGCGATTACGTTAAAGATGACGGATTCATTATTAGGGGACGCCTTTAATATATCTGGATTTGGTGTAGCGATTGTTGCGGCAATTTGTATTTCGATTTTTAATATGATAATTGAAAAAGTAATTGTTGAACCATTACATGAAAAAAAGAGAAAATGA